One genomic region from Gossypium raimondii isolate GPD5lz unplaced genomic scaffold, ASM2569854v1 Contig00325, whole genome shotgun sequence encodes:
- the LOC128038872 gene encoding NAD(P)H-quinone oxidoreductase subunit K, chloroplastic codes for MNSIEFPLLDRTTQNSVISTTLNDLSNWSRLSSLWPLLYGTSCCFIEFASLIGSRFDFDRYGLVPRSSPRQADLILTAGTVTMKMAPSLVRLYEQMPEPKYVIAMGACTITGGMFSTDSYSTVRGVDKLIPVDVYLPGCPPKPEAVIDAITKLRKKISREIYEDRIRSQQGDRCFTTNHKFCLVRSTRTGNYNQGLLYQPPSTSEIPPETFFNYKGSLSSHELVN; via the coding sequence ATGAATTCCATCGAATTTCCCTTACTTGATCGAACAACCCAAAATTCAGTTATTTCAACTACATTAAATGATCTTTCAAATTGGTCAAGACTCTCCAGTTTATGGCCGCTTCTTTATGGTACCAGTTGTTGCTTTATTGAATTTGCTTCATTAATAGGCTCACGCTTCGACTTTGATCGTTATGGGCTGGTACCAAGATCGAGTCCTAGACAGGCAGACCTAATTTTAACAGCTGGAACAGTAACAATGAAAATGGCGCCCTCTTTAGTGAGATTATATGAACAAATGCCCGAACCTAAATATGTTATTGCTATGGGCGCGTGTACAATTACAGGAGGGATGTTCAGTACTGATTCTTATAGTACTGTTCGGGGGGTCGATAAGCTAATTCCCGTGGATGTCTATTTGCCGGGCTGTCCCCCTAAACCCGAGGCAGTTATAGATGCTATAACAAAACTTCGTAAGAAAATATCTCGCGAAATCTATGAAGATCGAATTAGATCTCAACAGGGGGATCGGTGTTTTACTACCAATCACAAGTTTTGTCTTGTACGTAGTACTCGTACTGGAAATTATAATCAAGGATTGCTCTATCAACCACCATCTACTTCAGAGATTCCTCCTGAAACATTTTTCAACTACAAGGGTTCACTATCTTCCCACGAATTAGTGAATTag